One Argiope bruennichi chromosome 5, qqArgBrue1.1, whole genome shotgun sequence DNA segment encodes these proteins:
- the LOC129968481 gene encoding centromere protein S-like isoform X1, giving the protein MEDFERGSDLEENLHMSLHYAVGKICNENAEGLKVKFSKEFIGTLADLTFRQTGIFAEDLEMFAKHAKRTTINADDVKLLVRRSKTLQEHVNKMAEELSANSVKAKGKKKKNEIGEPSHTIDLD; this is encoded by the exons ATGGAAGATTTCGAGAGAGGATCCGATTTGGAAGAA aacctCCATATGTCTTTACATTATGCTGTTggtaaaatatgtaatgaaaatgcTGAAGGATTGAAAGTGAAATTTAGCAAAGAATTTATTGGAACCCTGGCAGATCTCACCTTTCGTCAAACTGGTATATTTGCTGAGGATCTTGAAATGTTTGCtaa ACATGCAAAGAGAACGACCATTAATGCTGATGATGTCAAATTATTAGTAAGAAGAAGTAAAACTCTG CAAGAGCACGTCAATAAAATGGCAGAAGAACTATCAGCAAATTCTGTAAAagcaaaaggaaagaaaaagaaaaatgaaattggtgAACCAAGCCATACTATTGATCTTgattaa